GGGTTCCTCGTCGAGGTAGGCGATCAGCCCCGGCGCCGGGTGCTGGCCGACCACCTGGCACAGCAGAGCGGCACGGTTGGCCTCCGAGGCGTCGAAGGACCACTCGGGATCGATGAAGTACTGGCACCAGCAGCGGGCGGGGCCGCCGCGATGCCCGAACACCGAGGCGAGGTCGTCCCAGCGTGCGGGGGTCGCGGGGTAGATGGTGAGGGGTCGTGTCCTCATGACGCCTCCTCAGGGAAAAGACGGTGGCGTTCACCGAGAACTGTACGCGCCGAACTCCCTCACCACTAGGTGCGATGCCAGAAAATCAGACGGAAATCGGGGCGAGGCATGCCTCCGCCGCGGCCTCGGCGTGCGTGGCCATCGAGTCGATGACCGGCAGCGGCGAATCGGCCTGGGAGATGAGGAGTTCGATCTCGGTGCAGGCCAGCACCACGGCCTGCGCGCCGGCGTCCTTCAGGGCCTGGATCTCGGCGACGAACACCGCGCGGCTGGCGTCGGTGACGATGCCCTGGGTCAGCTCGTCGAAGATGATGCCGTCGATCACCTCGTGGCGGTCCGGGGCGGGCGCGATGGCGGTGATGCCGTGCCGCGCGAGGCGCTCGGCGTAGAAGTCCTCGGCCATGACCCACTTGGTGCCCAGGATGGCGAGCCGCTCGAAGCCCTGGCGGGTCGCGGCGGCGCCCACGGCGTCCGCGATGTGCAGCAGCGGGACGCCCATGGCGGCCTCGACGGCCGGGGCGACCTTGTGCATGAGGTTGGTGCCGATGAGCACGGTGTCGGCGCCGGCGCGCTGCAGGCAGCGGCCCGCCTCGGCGAGCAGTTCGCCCGCGGCGTCCCAGTCCTCGGCGACCTGCATGGCGCGCACCTCGTCGAAGTCGAGCGAGTCGATCATGATCTTGGCGCTGTGGTGGCCGCCGAGCGCCTCCTGCACCTTGGCGTTGATGATCCGGTAGTAGTTGATGGTCGAGTACCAGCTCATCCCGCCGATGATCCCGATGGTCTGCATGGCCGCCCCCCTGCGTGTCGAAAAAACCCCCGTGGCTTGCCTCTATGCTCCCGGGGAGTCGGGTTTCCCGGAAGGCCGAGATCG
Above is a window of Propioniciclava coleopterorum DNA encoding:
- a CDS encoding aspartate/glutamate racemase family protein produces the protein MQTIGIIGGMSWYSTINYYRIINAKVQEALGGHHSAKIMIDSLDFDEVRAMQVAEDWDAAGELLAEAGRCLQRAGADTVLIGTNLMHKVAPAVEAAMGVPLLHIADAVGAAATRQGFERLAILGTKWVMAEDFYAERLARHGITAIAPAPDRHEVIDGIIFDELTQGIVTDASRAVFVAEIQALKDAGAQAVVLACTEIELLISQADSPLPVIDSMATHAEAAAEACLAPISV